Proteins encoded together in one Labrus mixtus chromosome 18, fLabMix1.1, whole genome shotgun sequence window:
- the olig4 gene encoding oligodendrocyte transcription factor 4, with translation MDSDTGSTCSRSSSPDLIVDDSAGSFFSNKMFQTYCREKRAGSEDIEGRMICSGGANTRSELSKNDVQDLRLKVNSRERKRMHDLNQAMDGLREVMPYAHGPSVRKLSKISTLLLARNYILMLSSSLEEMKKLVGDVYGASASIQSRPAALPAINPAGPTAHLPLHPLAQSLHSLVGSTPSALQHHSTSAVVPAPHSPPSASFLGFHSAVQGLLKDPHHLTGTYRHFPGMPCPCSLCQPLPTTTSTLHSLSMTK, from the coding sequence ATGGATTCTGACACAGGCTCCACCTGCAGCCGCTCCTCATCCCCAGACCTGATTGTAGACGACTCTGCCGGGAGTTTCTTCTCCAACAAGATGTTCCAGACATATTGCAGAGAAAAAAGAGCTGGCAGTGAGGATATCGAAGGCAGAATGATTTGCAGTGGGGGTGCTAATACCAGGTCTGAGCTTAGCAAAAATGATGTGCAAGACCTGAGATTGAAAGTCAACAGTcgggagagaaagaggatgcATGATCTGAACCAGGCAATGGACGGCCTGAGAGAGGTAATGCCCTATGCTCATGGACCATCAGTACGCAAGCTTTCGAAAATTTCCACCTTGCTTTTAGCTCGCAACTACATCCTCATGCTTTCCAGCTCTTTGGAGGAGATGAAAAAGCTGGTGGGTGACGTTTATGGAGCCAGTGCTTCCATTCAGAGCCGTCCAGCTGCCCTACCTGCTATTAACCCTGCAGGCCCCACTGCACATCTCCCTCTACATCCTCTGGCCCAGTCTCTGCACTCTCTGGTGGGCAGCACCCCTTCAGCTCTCCAGCATCATTCAACTTCTGCTGTAGTGCCAGCCCCACACTCGCCTCCCTCTGCCAGCTTCCTGGGTTTTCATTCTGCTGTCCAGGGACTTCTTAAGGACCCCCATCATCTGACCGGCACCTATAGGCACTTTCCTGGCATGCCTTGCCCTTGCTCACTTTGCCAGCCTTTGCCCACCACTACCTCCACATTACATAGCTTGTCTATGACCAAGTGA